ACTGCCCAAATTCTCCTCCCATGAAAAGTAATTTCTTTCCTGGGTGAGTAAAGAAATATCCATATAATAAACGAAGTTGAGCAAACTTATCCCAGTACTCTCCTGGCATTTTATTTAATAACGACTTTTTCCCATGAACGACTTCATCATGAGAAAGCGGTAATATGAAGTTTTCAGAGTAAGCGTATATTAAAGAAAACGTCATTTTTTCATGAATATACTTCCTGTACTCAGGCGCACACTCCATATACTTCAGTACATCATTCATCCAGCCCATATTCCATTTGTAATTGAATCCAAGCCCACCTTCATACGTTGGAGCTGTTACAAGTGGCCAAGCTGTTGAATCTTCTGCTGTCATAAGAAAATCTTTATCTTCTGCGAACACCGCTTCATTTAACTCTCGTAAAAATGAAACAGCGTGCTCATTACTTTGCTCCTGTCCTTCTTTATTCCAGTACAGCATATTTGCAACTGCATCCACCCTGAAACCATCAATATGGAAATATCTCATCCAAAATAACGCATTTGAAATTAAGAAATTACGTACTTCTCTCTTTCCTAAGTCAAAATTGACAGTTCCCCATACTGGATTTTCTTGCACATCTTTATCTTTATATTCATAAGTCGGTGTCCCATCAAAAAAATATAAACCGTGAGCATCTTTACAAAAATGCCCCGGCACCCAATCTAAAATGACACCGATTCCATATTTATGACATTCATCGACAAAATACATCAAATCATGTGGCGTGCCGAATCTACTCGTTGCTGCATAATATCCCGTCCCTTGGTATCCCCAAGAACGATCATATGGATGCTCAACAAGCGGCATAATTTCAATATGTGTAAATTGATGTTCCACCACATAAGGAATGAGTTCTTCTGCCATTTCCCTGTAAGAGTACAGTGCTCCGTCTTCTTTCTTTTTCCAAGAACCGAAATGTAATTCATAAACTGTCATCGCTTCTTTATAAACTGATTTTTTCTTTTTCTTACGACTCCAGTTTTTATCATTCCATTCGTATCCCTTTATATCAAAAACTACAGATGCCGTATTCGGTCTTACTTCTGCATACACAGCATACGGATCTGCCTTAAAAATGACGTCACCAGCCATCGTTTCAATCGCATATTTATATATTTCCCTTTCTTCAATATGCGGTATAAACAAGGACCAGATTCCTTCTTCTGTCACTTGTAGCATCTTATGTTGCTCATAATCCCATTCATTAAAATCTCCAACAACACTCATTGCTTTCGCATGAGGAGCCCATACTGTAAATCGTACACCTCGCATCTCATCTTCCGTCACAACATGTGCGCCAAAGATGTTATAACTTTCATAGTACTTTTCTGTATGAAACTCATCTCGTTTCACTTCTTCACAATTTATTACACTCAATATGCTCACCTCACTAAGATGACAGAATTTTTTATACTTTACCAATTCTGCGAAAAACTGAAATATCCTTGTTAATTTATAAAAAATATACGTTTTTTTCTTAAAAATGTTGGTTTTTTTTCACATTTCCATATAAAATATCGAATTTTGACGAATATTCATTGAAAGCGCTTCGTTTTTTATTAGTCCTTCACCTTACTATTTATTTCTCAACCTCTATTTTATTAGCTTTATCCTCTTTTTCACGTTATTTTCCACTTGAAATCATAGAAAAATAATCTGTCATAAAAAATGTTTCTCAATATTTTTTGTCATAATTTTATTGAAATACGAAATTCATAAGTAGACATTTTTGTTCTCAATAAAGAATATTAAATTTTCGTAAATATAACTTATACTAAAATACTGTGTTTACTCTATCTATATCCAAAACGAAAATTCGATAAAAAATTAAATTAAGGTGGGTTCTTATGCCAGTAAAACAAAAATTAGAAATGGGAGTTGGCACGGCAACGCTCAGCTTATCACTTACATTCGGTGGTTTATTCGCTTATTTCAGTGATTCCGAAACATCGAGTAACTCATTTCAAGCTGTCTAACAACAAAATTAGATACTGAAAGCTACTTGGTCAATATTATTATGCAAGACCTGACGAAAACTTGCAGGTGATGTAAATGGTGATAAAGATATTCGCTTCGTTGAAAAGAACTTCTTGAAAAAAGGTCCGGATGCATCTAAATCACAAACACCTGTTGAAAAATCTAAAGGCGGTACACTGGCAGATATTTTAACGAAATTAGGATTAACGCCTAAAAAATAATAATAAAGAGCACTCTACTTTACGTAGAGTGCTCTTTTCTATAAACGACCCTGATCCAGCAAAAGGGGTATATTGGGGATATACAAGGGAAACCGGAAAAGGAATTTATATTAAATTATATATAAATCCAGAAGTAAGAAGTAGGTCCCCACTTCTGGATTATTTAGCAATTATTATAGT
This Bacillus paramycoides DNA region includes the following protein-coding sequences:
- the glgB gene encoding 1,4-alpha-glucan branching protein GlgB, whose amino-acid sequence is MSVINCEEVKRDEFHTEKYYESYNIFGAHVVTEDEMRGVRFTVWAPHAKAMSVVGDFNEWDYEQHKMLQVTEEGIWSLFIPHIEEREIYKYAIETMAGDVIFKADPYAVYAEVRPNTASVVFDIKGYEWNDKNWSRKKKKKSVYKEAMTVYELHFGSWKKKEDGALYSYREMAEELIPYVVEHQFTHIEIMPLVEHPYDRSWGYQGTGYYAATSRFGTPHDLMYFVDECHKYGIGVILDWVPGHFCKDAHGLYFFDGTPTYEYKDKDVQENPVWGTVNFDLGKREVRNFLISNALFWMRYFHIDGFRVDAVANMLYWNKEGQEQSNEHAVSFLRELNEAVFAEDKDFLMTAEDSTAWPLVTAPTYEGGLGFNYKWNMGWMNDVLKYMECAPEYRKYIHEKMTFSLIYAYSENFILPLSHDEVVHGKKSLLNKMPGEYWDKFAQLRLLYGYFFTHPGKKLLFMGGEFGQFDEWKDLEDLDWNLHDFEMHRYMHDYFKELIALYKRSKPLWQLDHSPEGFQWIDANNHEQSIFSFIRQGDKQEDALVVVCNFTKATYENYKVGVPDFEYYNEILNSDAEQYGGSGQVNKKRLKAIQEPFHNQAAHVEITIPPFGVSILRPVKTRKGSKKQDGSKTKVRSNVTSRGKR